Proteins from a single region of Azospira inquinata:
- a CDS encoding P-II family nitrogen regulator codes for MKEIKAVIRPNKLTALRDALRTVPGFPGMTVTKAEGCSAPARRPGNSIKEELTDYTPKVRLEIVAEDQVAEALFQRIIEVTQTGQVGDGLVWMTDIHKAAFIFKTTPGAEGL; via the coding sequence ATGAAAGAAATCAAGGCGGTAATCCGCCCCAATAAACTGACCGCCCTGCGGGACGCCCTGCGCACCGTGCCCGGTTTCCCCGGCATGACCGTGACCAAGGCCGAAGGCTGTAGCGCCCCCGCCCGGCGTCCCGGCAACTCCATCAAGGAAGAGCTCACCGACTACACCCCCAAGGTGCGCCTGGAAATCGTGGCGGAAGACCAGGTAGCAGAAGCCCTCTTCCAGCGCATTATCGAGGTCACCCAGACCGGGCAGGTGGGGGATGGCCTGGTGTGGATGACCGACATCCACAAGGCCGCCTTCATATTCAAGACCACGCCGGGGGCGGAGGGGCTTTAG
- a CDS encoding septal ring lytic transglycosylase RlpA family protein, translating into MKPAAPTGLAAALATLYLVGCSGAPSRAPVDGADSPYGGYYGSNPTPSKVRRPLVLKKGGGYYKDDGPLEDIPDNIDEIPDAVPRLEPLNRFANKPYEVLGKEYVPNTSLQPYKAVGVASWYGKKFHGQKTSIGEPYDMFAMTAAHPTLAIPSYVRVTNTHNGRSVVVRVTDRGPFHADRVIDLSYTAAHKLGLVATGSGEVEVEAIVPDLTGVSYAQVAPPMPVRPSRRSNTAGQDRDELGELAMRLETEDQHLAGTAPAARALGPGVYLQLGAFSSQENAESLRARLARDLDWLSQSMQINSQAGIHRLQVGPYPNRAEADKVAERIRVSLGFKPTFVTR; encoded by the coding sequence GTGAAGCCTGCTGCTCCCACCGGTCTGGCTGCGGCCCTGGCCACCCTGTATCTGGTGGGCTGTAGCGGTGCCCCGTCCCGGGCCCCGGTGGATGGGGCCGACTCCCCCTATGGGGGCTACTACGGCAGCAACCCGACCCCCAGCAAGGTCCGCCGGCCCCTGGTCCTAAAAAAAGGGGGGGGCTATTACAAGGACGACGGCCCCCTGGAAGACATTCCGGACAACATCGACGAAATTCCCGATGCGGTACCCCGGCTGGAGCCCTTGAACCGCTTCGCCAACAAACCCTACGAAGTGCTGGGCAAGGAATACGTGCCCAATACCTCCCTCCAGCCCTACAAGGCGGTGGGGGTTGCCAGCTGGTACGGGAAAAAATTCCACGGCCAGAAGACCTCCATCGGCGAACCCTACGACATGTTCGCCATGACCGCCGCCCATCCCACCCTAGCCATTCCCTCCTATGTGCGGGTCACCAACACCCACAACGGTCGTTCTGTAGTGGTGCGGGTGACGGACCGGGGCCCTTTCCACGCGGACCGGGTCATCGACCTGTCCTACACCGCCGCCCACAAGCTGGGGCTAGTGGCCACGGGCAGCGGCGAAGTGGAAGTGGAAGCCATCGTGCCCGACCTCACCGGGGTTTCCTACGCCCAGGTGGCGCCGCCCATGCCCGTGCGCCCGAGCCGCCGCAGCAATACGGCCGGTCAGGATCGGGATGAGCTGGGGGAACTGGCCATGCGTCTGGAGACGGAAGATCAGCATCTGGCCGGCACAGCTCCCGCCGCCCGGGCCCTGGGCCCGGGGGTTTATCTCCAGTTGGGGGCCTTTTCCAGCCAGGAAAACGCGGAAAGCCTGCGGGCCCGTCTGGCCCGGGATCTGGACTGGCTGAGCCAGAGTATGCAGATCAACAGCCAGGCGGGCATCCACCGCTTGCAAGTGGGCCCCTACCCCAATCGGGCCGAAGCGGACAAAGTGGCGGAGCGCATCCGCGTCTCCCTGGGCTTCAAGCCCACCTTTGTGACCCGCTGA
- the rodA gene encoding rod shape-determining protein RodA produces the protein MHQLIRRLWGRFSAHLDPFLTWVALALMVVGSMTVYSATYVGNSRLLPEMVNLFSAFLLMWFVARMPPQTLMRFGIPLYVLGLILLVGVWVAGVKVNGAKRWLNIGVTRIQPSEIMKIAMPLMLAWYYQCYEASRNWRQHLVAAVLLLVPVALIAKQPDLGTAILVAAAGFYVIFLAGLPWKVILAMLAAAGAAAPMIWNVLHDYQRKRILTLLDPSSDPLGAGYHIIQSTIAIGSGGIFGKGWLNGTQTHLEFIPEKHTDFIFAVFSEEWGLIGNLVLVMLYLLLIGRAMVIAANAPTLFTRLLGGSITLIFFTYAFVNMGMVSGILPVVGVPLPFISYGGTALVTLFLGLGILMSIQTHRMLVKK, from the coding sequence ATGCATCAGTTGATTAGGCGCCTGTGGGGCCGGTTTTCGGCCCATCTGGACCCCTTCCTCACCTGGGTGGCCCTGGCCCTCATGGTGGTGGGCTCCATGACCGTTTATTCCGCCACCTACGTGGGTAACAGCCGCCTGCTGCCGGAAATGGTGAATCTTTTTTCCGCCTTCCTGCTCATGTGGTTCGTCGCCCGCATGCCACCCCAGACCCTGATGCGCTTCGGCATTCCCCTCTACGTGCTGGGGCTCATTCTGCTGGTGGGGGTGTGGGTAGCCGGGGTCAAGGTGAATGGGGCCAAGCGCTGGCTGAACATTGGCGTGACCCGTATCCAGCCCTCGGAAATCATGAAAATCGCCATGCCCCTGATGCTGGCCTGGTACTACCAGTGTTATGAAGCCTCCCGGAACTGGCGCCAGCACTTGGTGGCGGCGGTGCTGCTGCTGGTGCCCGTGGCCCTGATCGCCAAACAGCCGGACCTGGGTACCGCCATTCTGGTGGCGGCGGCGGGCTTTTACGTGATTTTCCTGGCCGGTTTGCCCTGGAAGGTGATCCTGGCCATGCTGGCCGCCGCGGGGGCTGCCGCCCCCATGATTTGGAACGTGCTCCACGACTACCAGCGCAAGCGCATCCTGACCCTGCTAGACCCCAGTTCCGATCCCCTGGGGGCGGGCTATCACATTATCCAGTCCACCATCGCCATCGGTTCCGGGGGCATCTTCGGCAAGGGCTGGCTGAACGGCACCCAGACCCACCTGGAATTTATCCCGGAAAAGCACACCGACTTCATCTTCGCTGTCTTTTCCGAGGAATGGGGCCTGATTGGCAATCTGGTGCTAGTCATGCTTTACCTGCTGCTCATCGGCCGAGCCATGGTCATTGCCGCCAACGCTCCCACCCTGTTTACCCGCCTGCTTGGGGGCTCCATCACCCTGATTTTCTTCACCTACGCCTTCGTCAATATGGGCATGGTGAGCGGCATTTTGCCCGTGGTGGGGGTGCCCCTGCCCTTTATCAGCTATGGCGGGACCGCCCTGGTGACCCTATTCCTGGGCCTGGGCATCCTCATGAGCATCCAGACCCACCGGATGCTGGTGAAAAAGTGA
- the mrdA gene encoding penicillin-binding protein 2, giving the protein MPFNDFNAPDREVEQYRYRLGVAGALVLIAFILLVGRFVWLQVVQNDYYSTRAEENRISLVPILPNRGLIMDRNGVVLARNYSAFTLEITPSKVDGPLDEVIDALGQLVEVTPKDRKRFRKLLEDAKNFESIPIRTRLTDEEVAKFAANRYRFPGVEVKARLFRQYPLGELASHALGYIGRVNDNDLNRIADAEEDANYKGTEHFGKSGLEQHYEFQLHGKTGYQEVEVDAGGHAVRVLSRTPPVSGNNLTLTLDSKLQEIAETAFGARRGAMVAIDPTTGGILALVSKPTYDPNLFVDGIRPDDWDGLNNNPDKPMLNRAIYSAYPPGSTFKPYMALGALELGKRTASQAIMDPGFFNFGGHQFRDDKKGGHGRVDLYQSIVQSCDTYYYMLANDMGIDAISKFVGQFGFGQRTGVDIEGEAEGVLPSPAWKRRRFKRPEQQKWYAGETISIGIGQGYNAYTPIQLAQAVATLANDGVMYRPHLVKYITDARSGARTVVEPKPVRVIPLKPENIATIKRAMVGVNKEGTGAQAFAGAPYESGGKTGTAQVYSLRGEKYAAGRVREHLRDHGLFIAFAPADKPRIALAVLVENAGFGAQSAGPIARMVIDYYLLGKVPKGPAADIKTGNDTGGDESGHASVD; this is encoded by the coding sequence ATGCCTTTTAACGACTTCAACGCGCCGGATCGGGAGGTGGAGCAGTATCGCTACCGCCTGGGGGTGGCCGGTGCCCTGGTGCTGATCGCCTTCATTCTCCTGGTGGGCCGCTTTGTCTGGCTCCAGGTGGTGCAGAACGATTACTACAGCACCCGGGCCGAAGAAAACCGTATTTCCCTGGTGCCCATCCTGCCCAATCGGGGCCTGATCATGGACCGGAACGGGGTGGTGCTGGCCCGCAACTACTCCGCTTTTACCCTGGAAATTACCCCCTCCAAGGTGGATGGTCCCCTGGATGAGGTGATCGACGCCCTGGGTCAGCTGGTGGAAGTGACCCCCAAGGACCGGAAACGCTTCCGCAAGCTTCTGGAAGACGCCAAGAATTTTGAGTCCATCCCCATCCGCACCCGGCTGACGGATGAAGAAGTGGCCAAATTCGCCGCCAATCGCTACCGCTTTCCCGGGGTGGAGGTGAAGGCCCGCCTCTTCCGCCAGTATCCCCTGGGGGAACTGGCTTCCCACGCCCTGGGCTACATCGGCCGGGTCAACGACAATGACCTGAACCGTATTGCGGACGCGGAAGAAGACGCCAATTACAAGGGCACGGAACACTTCGGCAAATCCGGTCTGGAGCAGCATTACGAATTCCAGCTGCACGGCAAGACCGGCTATCAGGAGGTGGAAGTGGATGCGGGGGGCCACGCGGTGCGGGTGCTCTCCCGTACCCCCCCGGTGTCCGGCAATAACCTGACCCTGACCCTGGATTCCAAGCTCCAGGAAATCGCCGAAACCGCCTTCGGTGCCCGGCGGGGCGCCATGGTGGCCATCGACCCCACCACCGGCGGCATTCTGGCCCTGGTCTCCAAGCCCACCTATGATCCCAACCTGTTTGTGGACGGCATCCGCCCGGATGACTGGGATGGCCTGAACAACAACCCGGACAAGCCCATGCTCAACCGGGCCATCTACAGCGCCTACCCCCCGGGCTCCACCTTCAAGCCCTACATGGCCCTGGGGGCCCTGGAACTGGGCAAGCGTACGGCCTCCCAGGCCATCATGGACCCGGGCTTTTTCAATTTCGGCGGACACCAGTTCCGGGATGACAAAAAGGGCGGCCACGGTCGGGTGGATCTCTACCAGTCCATCGTCCAGTCCTGCGATACCTATTACTACATGCTAGCCAACGATATGGGTATTGACGCAATTTCCAAGTTCGTCGGCCAGTTCGGCTTCGGTCAGCGTACCGGGGTAGATATTGAGGGGGAAGCGGAAGGGGTGCTGCCCTCCCCTGCCTGGAAGCGGCGCCGCTTCAAGCGTCCCGAACAGCAGAAGTGGTACGCCGGGGAAACCATTTCCATCGGTATCGGCCAGGGCTACAACGCCTACACCCCCATCCAGCTGGCCCAGGCCGTGGCGACCCTGGCCAACGATGGGGTGATGTACCGGCCCCATCTGGTCAAATACATCACGGACGCCCGCAGCGGTGCCCGTACCGTGGTGGAACCCAAGCCGGTGCGGGTCATTCCCCTGAAGCCGGAAAATATCGCCACCATCAAGCGGGCCATGGTGGGGGTGAATAAGGAAGGGACGGGGGCCCAGGCCTTTGCCGGGGCGCCCTATGAGTCCGGTGGCAAGACCGGTACGGCCCAGGTGTACAGCCTGAGGGGAGAAAAATACGCTGCCGGCCGGGTGCGGGAACATTTGCGGGACCATGGCCTGTTCATCGCCTTCGCCCCGGCGGACAAGCCCCGCATCGCCCTGGCGGTGTTGGTGGAAAATGCCGGTTTCGGCGCCCAGTCCGCCGGACCTATCGCCCGCATGGTGATTGACTACTATCTCCTGGGCAAGGTGCCCAAGGGCCCGGCGGCGGACATCAAGACCGGGAATGACACGGGCGGGGACGAGAGCGGCCATGCATCAGTTGATTAG
- the mreD gene encoding rod shape-determining protein MreD, whose translation MQSSFTSSRILLPVRPWFIFFSLFVALLLNLLPTARWPAMPDWVALTLCFWSLREFRRVGMGWSFLFGVLMDVADGSLMGQHALAYVLLSYGATSLSRRILWFPLGQQALQIFPLLMLVQLIQVGARMMAGAAFPGLGYLMGPFLAAALWVPATYILLLPQYQPVERDENRPI comes from the coding sequence ATGCAATCCTCGTTCACCTCCTCCCGCATCCTGCTGCCGGTCCGGCCCTGGTTCATTTTCTTTTCCCTGTTCGTGGCCCTGCTGCTGAATTTGCTGCCCACGGCCCGGTGGCCCGCCATGCCCGACTGGGTGGCCCTGACCCTGTGCTTCTGGAGCTTGCGGGAATTCCGCCGGGTGGGCATGGGCTGGTCCTTTCTCTTCGGGGTGTTGATGGATGTGGCGGACGGCAGCCTGATGGGCCAGCATGCCCTGGCCTATGTGCTCCTCTCCTACGGCGCCACCAGCCTGTCCCGGCGCATTCTCTGGTTTCCCCTGGGGCAGCAGGCTTTGCAGATTTTCCCTCTGCTCATGCTGGTCCAGCTCATTCAGGTGGGCGCCCGCATGATGGCTGGCGCTGCCTTCCCCGGCCTGGGTTATCTCATGGGCCCCTTCCTGGCGGCCGCCCTGTGGGTGCCCGCCACCTATATCCTGCTGCTACCCCAGTACCAGCCGGTGGAGCGGGACGAAAACCGTCCCATCTGA